One window from the genome of Trabulsiella odontotermitis encodes:
- a CDS encoding SymE family type I addiction module toxin has protein sequence MHNMNVPPTSPVANPLRQLTVSYVRKRHIDLDSGRATRLSCSPSLVLSGKWLEAAGFSTGTSVSVAVESGMLVIRSLSQKENR, from the coding sequence ATGCATAATATGAACGTCCCCCCCACCAGCCCTGTTGCGAACCCCCTCCGCCAGTTAACCGTCAGCTACGTCCGCAAACGCCATATCGATCTCGACAGCGGGCGCGCCACCCGGTTGTCATGCAGCCCAAGCCTGGTACTGAGCGGCAAATGGCTGGAAGCTGCCGGGTTTTCTACCGGCACGTCGGTCAGCGTGGCCGTGGAATCCGGCATGCTGGTCATCCGCTCGCTGTCGCAAAAAGAGAATCGTTAA
- a CDS encoding NlpC/P60 family protein, producing MNFKKLIPVMVVITTSMLAGNACAFNLPAELASMDEYAPSMYTLPSPKGNIKSKILSQYAKWKGTQYRWGGQSRSGIDCSALMQKIFRGSLQMELPRTTGEQIKGGYRITQHELKPGDLVFFKTSPEDRHVGVYIGHDKFIHASKSQGVTVSELSDSYWQDHYETARRITENV from the coding sequence ATGAATTTTAAAAAATTGATCCCTGTAATGGTTGTTATTACAACATCCATGCTGGCAGGTAATGCCTGCGCTTTTAATTTACCAGCCGAATTAGCATCTATGGATGAATACGCTCCATCGATGTATACACTGCCTTCGCCGAAGGGAAATATTAAAAGCAAAATTCTGTCCCAATATGCGAAATGGAAAGGGACGCAATATCGCTGGGGCGGTCAGTCGCGCAGCGGAATTGATTGCTCCGCCCTGATGCAGAAAATTTTTCGCGGCTCGCTGCAGATGGAACTGCCACGCACCACCGGCGAGCAGATCAAAGGCGGTTACCGCATCACGCAGCACGAGCTGAAACCGGGCGATCTGGTATTTTTTAAAACCTCGCCGGAAGACCGCCACGTGGGCGTATACATCGGTCACGATAAATTTATCCACGCGTCAAAAAGCCAGGGTGTGACGGTGTCAGAACTGTCTGACAGCTACTGGCAAGACCATTATGAAACCGCACGACGTATTACTGAAAATGTTTAA
- a CDS encoding nitrous oxide-stimulated promoter family protein — protein sequence MIALYEQKCPEASAEPGHYLALNAYADKRLDKCVFGDEKPACKQCPVHCYQPAKREEMKQIMRWAGPRMLWRHPILTIRHLIDDRRPVPELPEKYRPKK from the coding sequence ATGATTGCGCTCTATGAACAGAAGTGTCCTGAGGCTTCTGCAGAGCCCGGGCATTATCTGGCACTGAACGCGTATGCGGATAAACGCCTTGATAAGTGCGTCTTTGGTGACGAAAAACCGGCCTGTAAGCAGTGCCCGGTGCATTGCTATCAACCGGCAAAACGGGAAGAGATGAAGCAGATTATGCGCTGGGCGGGGCCGCGCATGCTATGGCGCCATCCGATCCTGACCATTCGCCATCTGATTGACGATCGCCGCCCGGTGCCGGAACTACCTGAAAAATATCGTCCGAAAAAGTAA
- the flhA gene encoding formate hydrogenlyase transcriptional activator FlhA produces the protein MSYTPMGDLGQQGLFDITRTLLQQPDLAALSEALLRLVKQSALADRAAIVLWHPGNHRASYYATPVAGKPITYEDETVLAHGPVRRLLSRPDALHCNYQEFRDAWPQLAAEPLYPAFGRYCLLPLAAEGHIFGGCEFIRNDDRPWTEQEYQRLHVFTQLVAVVTEQIQSRVTNNVDYEMLCHERDNFRILVAITNAVLSRLDMDELVSEVAKEIHHYFRIDAISVVLRSNRKGKLNIYSTHYLDDHHPVHNQSETDEAGTLTERVFKSKEMLLLNLHERDPFAPYERMLFEIWDNKIQTLCLLPLMSGETMLGVLKLAQCDEKVFTTTNLKLLRQIAERISIAVDNALAYQEIHRLKERLVNENLALTEQLNSVESESGEIIGRSDAMYSVLKQVEMVAQSDSTVLILGETGTGKELIARAIHNLSSRNSRRMVKMNCAAMPAGLLESDLFGHERGAFTGASAQRIGRFELADKSSLFLDEVGDMPLELQPKLLRVLQEQEFERLGSNKLIQTDVRLIAATNRNLKQMVTDREFRSDLYYRLNVFPIHLPPLRERPEDIPLLVKAFTTKISRRMGRNIDSIPAETLRALSRMEWPGNVRELENVVERAVLLTHGNVLQLSLPELTTEIPDMPLTATEQARDGEDEYQLIVRVLKASNGVVAGPRGAAQKLGLKRTTLLSRMKRLGIDKDALA, from the coding sequence ATGTCATATACCCCCATGGGGGATCTCGGGCAGCAGGGGCTGTTCGATATCACCCGCACGTTACTACAGCAGCCGGATCTTGCCGCGCTCAGCGAGGCGCTGTTGCGGCTGGTAAAGCAGTCCGCGCTGGCGGATCGGGCGGCAATTGTGCTCTGGCATCCTGGCAATCACCGGGCCAGCTACTACGCCACGCCGGTCGCGGGAAAACCCATCACCTACGAAGATGAAACGGTACTGGCGCACGGGCCAGTGCGCCGTCTGCTGTCGCGACCGGATGCGCTGCATTGCAACTATCAGGAATTCCGCGACGCCTGGCCCCAACTGGCGGCAGAGCCGCTCTATCCGGCATTCGGCCGTTACTGCCTGTTGCCGCTGGCAGCGGAAGGCCATATCTTTGGCGGCTGCGAATTTATTCGCAATGATGACAGGCCGTGGACTGAGCAGGAGTATCAGCGCCTGCATGTGTTTACCCAGCTCGTTGCTGTCGTCACCGAGCAGATCCAGAGCCGGGTCACCAACAACGTCGATTACGAAATGCTGTGCCATGAGCGCGATAACTTCCGCATTCTGGTGGCGATCACCAACGCCGTGCTGTCGCGTCTCGACATGGATGAACTGGTCAGCGAAGTGGCGAAGGAGATCCACCACTATTTCCGTATCGATGCCATCAGCGTGGTGCTGCGCAGCAACCGCAAAGGCAAGCTCAACATCTACTCCACCCATTACCTCGACGACCATCACCCTGTCCACAACCAGAGTGAAACCGACGAAGCGGGAACGCTGACAGAGCGAGTATTTAAAAGCAAAGAGATGCTTCTGCTCAACCTGCACGAGCGCGACCCGTTTGCGCCCTACGAGCGGATGCTGTTTGAGATCTGGGATAACAAAATCCAGACGCTGTGCCTGCTACCGCTGATGTCCGGCGAGACCATGCTGGGCGTGCTGAAGCTGGCGCAGTGTGATGAAAAAGTATTTACCACCACCAACCTGAAGCTGCTGCGCCAGATTGCCGAACGCATCTCCATCGCCGTGGATAACGCGCTTGCGTATCAGGAAATTCATCGCCTGAAAGAGCGACTGGTAAATGAAAACCTGGCGCTCACGGAACAGCTCAATAGTGTCGAAAGCGAATCCGGCGAGATCATCGGCCGCAGCGACGCCATGTACAGCGTGCTCAAGCAGGTCGAAATGGTGGCGCAAAGCGACAGCACCGTGCTGATCCTCGGCGAAACCGGCACCGGCAAGGAGCTGATTGCCCGCGCTATCCACAATCTCAGCAGTCGCAACAGCCGCCGGATGGTGAAAATGAACTGCGCCGCAATGCCTGCCGGGCTGCTGGAAAGCGATCTGTTCGGCCATGAGCGCGGTGCCTTTACCGGCGCCAGCGCGCAACGCATCGGGCGGTTTGAACTGGCGGATAAAAGCTCGTTGTTTCTGGATGAAGTGGGCGACATGCCGCTGGAGTTGCAGCCAAAATTGTTACGGGTATTGCAGGAACAGGAGTTTGAGCGTCTCGGCAGCAACAAGCTGATTCAGACCGACGTCAGGCTGATTGCCGCCACCAACCGCAACCTGAAGCAGATGGTGACCGACCGGGAGTTTCGCAGCGATCTTTACTATCGTCTGAACGTGTTTCCGATCCACCTGCCGCCATTGCGCGAGCGTCCGGAAGATATTCCCTTGCTGGTCAAAGCCTTCACCACTAAAATTTCCCGCCGCATGGGGCGCAACATCGACAGCATTCCGGCAGAAACGCTGCGCGCGCTCAGTCGTATGGAGTGGCCGGGAAATGTGCGCGAGCTGGAGAACGTGGTCGAGCGCGCTGTGCTGTTGACGCACGGCAACGTGCTGCAACTGTCACTACCGGAACTGACCACAGAGATACCGGACATGCCGCTGACCGCCACGGAACAGGCACGGGATGGCGAAGACGAATATCAGCTGATTGTTCGGGTGCTGAAAGCGTCGAACGGCGTGGTCGCCGGGCCACGAGGCGCCGCGCAAAAGCTGGGGCTGAAACGCACCACCCTGCTCTCACGGATGAAACGGCTTGGCATAGATAAAGACGCGCTGGCGTAG
- the hypE gene encoding hydrogenase expression/formation protein HypE, translated as MKSVQIAHGSGGQAMQQLINDLFMQAFNNPWLAEQEDQARLDLAQFTAQGDRLAFSTDSYVIDPLFFPGGNIGKLAVCGTANDVAVSGAIPRFLSCGFILEEGLEMATLEAVVNSMAQTAKAADIAIVTGDTKVVQRGAADKLFINTAGLGAIPADIHWGAQTLTPGDVLLVSGTLGDHGATILNLREQLGLDGELVSDCAVLTPLIQSLRGITGVKALRDATRGGVNAVVHEFAAASGCGIELNEQQLPVNAAVRGVCELLGLEALNFANEGKLVIAVARDAADSVLAQLRSHPLGQHAAMIGEVVERRGVRLTGLYGVKRTLDLPHAEPLPRIC; from the coding sequence ATGAAAAGCGTCCAGATAGCGCACGGCAGCGGCGGCCAGGCGATGCAGCAGTTAATCAACGATCTGTTTATGCAGGCGTTTAATAATCCGTGGCTGGCGGAGCAGGAAGATCAGGCGCGGCTTGATCTGGCGCAGTTCACCGCCCAGGGCGATCGGCTGGCGTTTTCCACCGACAGCTATGTTATCGATCCACTGTTTTTCCCTGGCGGCAACATCGGCAAGCTGGCGGTTTGCGGAACCGCCAATGACGTCGCCGTCAGTGGCGCCATCCCCCGTTTCCTCTCCTGCGGATTTATTCTCGAAGAAGGGCTGGAAATGGCGACGCTGGAAGCGGTGGTTAACAGTATGGCGCAGACAGCAAAAGCGGCGGACATCGCCATCGTCACCGGCGACACCAAAGTGGTACAGCGCGGCGCGGCGGACAAGCTGTTTATCAATACTGCCGGGCTGGGCGCCATTCCGGCGGATATTCACTGGGGCGCGCAGACGCTAACGCCTGGCGACGTGTTGCTGGTCAGCGGCACGCTCGGCGATCACGGCGCTACCATCCTTAACCTACGTGAACAGCTGGGGCTTGACGGCGAGCTGGTAAGCGACTGCGCGGTACTGACGCCGCTGATCCAGTCGCTGCGCGGCATTACTGGTGTGAAAGCCCTGCGTGATGCCACCCGTGGCGGCGTGAACGCGGTGGTGCATGAATTTGCCGCCGCCAGCGGCTGCGGTATCGAACTCAACGAACAGCAGTTGCCGGTCAATGCCGCGGTGCGCGGCGTCTGCGAACTGCTCGGTCTGGAAGCCCTCAACTTCGCTAACGAGGGCAAACTGGTGATCGCGGTCGCCCGTGATGCCGCCGACAGCGTGCTGGCACAGCTACGTTCACACCCGCTCGGCCAGCATGCCGCTATGATTGGTGAAGTGGTGGAACGCCGCGGCGTTCGCCTGACGGGCCTGTACGGCGTGAAGCGTACGCTGGATTTACCGCATGCGGAGCCGTTACCCAGAATCTGTTAA
- the hypD gene encoding hydrogenase formation protein HypD: protein MRFVDEYRAPEQVMKLIAHLSARAGLLDYTAARPLRIMEVCGGHTHAIFKFGLDQLLPENIEFIHGPGCPVCVLPMGRIDTCTEIASHPEVIFCTFGDAMRVPGKNGSLMQAKARGADIRIVYSPMDALKLAQQNPQRKVVFFGLGFETTMPTTAITLQQAREQNVDNFFFFCQHITLIPTLRSLLEQPDNGIDAFLAPGHVSMVIGTDAYGFIASQYHRPLVVAGFEPMDLLQGVCMLVEQKIAAKSEVENQYRRVVPDSGNPLAQAAIAEVFTVRGDSEWRGLGLINDSGVRLTDDYQRFDAEAYFRPAPQKVYDDPRARCGEVLTGRCKPHQCPLFGNTCNPQSAFGALMVSSEGACAAWYQYRSQECEA, encoded by the coding sequence ATGCGCTTTGTGGATGAATACCGTGCGCCCGAACAGGTGATGAAACTTATCGCTCACCTCAGCGCGCGCGCCGGACTTCTCGATTACACCGCCGCGCGACCGCTGCGCATCATGGAAGTGTGTGGCGGGCATACGCACGCCATCTTTAAATTTGGCCTCGACCAGTTGTTGCCGGAAAACATCGAATTCATCCACGGCCCGGGCTGCCCGGTGTGCGTGCTACCGATGGGGCGCATTGATACCTGTACCGAGATCGCCAGCCACCCGGAAGTGATTTTCTGCACCTTTGGCGACGCGATGCGCGTACCTGGCAAAAACGGCTCGCTGATGCAGGCAAAAGCGCGTGGTGCGGATATTCGCATCGTCTATTCGCCGATGGATGCGCTGAAACTGGCGCAGCAAAACCCGCAACGCAAAGTGGTGTTCTTCGGCCTCGGGTTTGAAACCACCATGCCCACCACCGCCATTACCCTGCAACAGGCGCGCGAGCAGAATGTCGACAACTTCTTCTTTTTCTGCCAGCACATCACTTTAATTCCGACCCTGCGCAGTTTGCTGGAGCAACCGGATAACGGCATCGACGCGTTCCTTGCGCCGGGGCATGTCAGCATGGTGATTGGCACTGACGCCTACGGGTTTATCGCCAGCCAGTATCACCGGCCATTAGTGGTCGCCGGGTTTGAGCCGATGGATCTGCTGCAGGGCGTCTGCATGCTGGTCGAGCAGAAAATCGCCGCGAAAAGCGAGGTGGAAAACCAGTACCGTCGCGTGGTGCCGGACAGCGGCAACCCGCTGGCGCAGGCCGCCATCGCCGAGGTGTTTACCGTCAGAGGCGACAGCGAATGGCGCGGGCTGGGGTTGATTAACGACTCCGGCGTCCGCTTAACCGACGACTACCAGCGTTTTGATGCCGAAGCGTATTTCCGGCCAGCGCCGCAGAAAGTGTATGACGATCCGCGCGCCCGCTGCGGCGAGGTGCTGACGGGCCGTTGCAAACCGCATCAGTGCCCGTTATTTGGCAATACCTGTAACCCACAGAGTGCGTTTGGCGCGCTGATGGTCTCTTCCGAAGGCGCATGCGCCGCATGGTATCAATATCGAAGTCAGGAATGTGAAGCATGA
- a CDS encoding HypC/HybG/HupF family hydrogenase formation chaperone produces MCIGIPGQICAIDGSMAKVDVNGIRRDVDLTLVGHVDDTGASRLGQWVLVHVGFAMSVINETEARDTLAALQNMYEVEPDVGALLYGEER; encoded by the coding sequence ATGTGCATAGGCATTCCCGGTCAGATTTGCGCCATTGACGGCAGCATGGCGAAAGTGGACGTCAATGGCATTCGCCGCGATGTCGATCTCACTCTGGTCGGTCACGTTGATGACACCGGCGCGTCGCGCCTCGGTCAGTGGGTGCTGGTGCATGTCGGTTTTGCCATGAGCGTGATTAATGAAACGGAAGCCCGCGACACGCTGGCGGCGCTGCAAAACATGTACGAGGTGGAGCCGGATGTCGGTGCCCTGCTGTACGGTGAGGAGAGATAA
- the hypB gene encoding hydrogenase nickel incorporation protein HypB, whose protein sequence is MCTTCGCGEGNLYIEGDEHNPHSAFRGAPFAPAARPALSITGIKTQDFAPTQSEHGDLHYGHGEAGTHAPGMSQRRMLEVEIDVLDKNNQLAARNRARFAAHQQLVLNLVSSPGSGKTTLLTETLQRLNGRVPCAVIEGDQQTVNDAARIRATGTPAIQVNTGKGCHLDAQMIADAAPRLPLDDGGILFIENVGNLVCPAGFDLGERHKVAVLSVTEGEDKPLKYPHMFAAASLMLLNKVDLLPYLNFDVEKCMAYAREVNPDIEIILISATSGEGMEHWLNWLEAQRCA, encoded by the coding sequence ATGTGTACCACTTGCGGTTGCGGAGAAGGCAACCTCTATATTGAAGGTGACGAACACAATCCTCATTCGGCGTTTCGTGGCGCCCCGTTCGCCCCTGCTGCGCGCCCTGCGCTAAGCATCACCGGGATCAAAACGCAGGATTTCGCCCCCACACAATCTGAGCACGGCGACCTGCATTACGGTCATGGCGAAGCAGGCACCCATGCGCCGGGCATGAGCCAGCGCCGGATGCTGGAAGTGGAAATCGACGTGCTGGATAAAAACAACCAGCTCGCCGCCCGCAACCGCGCGCGCTTTGCCGCGCATCAACAACTGGTGCTGAATCTGGTTTCCAGCCCCGGCTCCGGTAAAACCACCCTGCTGACCGAAACCCTGCAACGGCTGAACGGCCGTGTGCCCTGTGCGGTCATTGAAGGCGATCAGCAAACCGTTAACGATGCCGCGCGCATCCGCGCTACCGGCACGCCTGCCATTCAGGTGAATACCGGTAAAGGCTGCCATCTGGATGCGCAGATGATTGCCGATGCCGCGCCGCGTCTGCCGCTCGACGATGGCGGCATTCTGTTTATTGAAAACGTCGGCAACCTCGTCTGCCCGGCGGGGTTTGATCTCGGCGAACGTCATAAAGTGGCGGTGCTGTCGGTCACCGAAGGCGAAGACAAGCCGCTGAAATATCCGCATATGTTCGCTGCCGCCTCGCTGATGCTGCTCAACAAAGTCGACTTACTACCGTACCTCAATTTCGACGTGGAAAAATGCATGGCGTATGCGCGGGAAGTGAACCCGGACATTGAAATCATCCTTATCTCCGCCACCAGCGGCGAAGGCATGGAACACTGGCTAAACTGGCTGGAGGCACAGCGATGTGCATAG
- the hypA gene encoding hydrogenase maturation nickel metallochaperone HypA codes for MHEITLCQRAIEIVEQQAAANGAKRVTGVWLKIGAFSCVESSSLRFCFDLVCRGTLAEGCKLHIEEQQAECWCERCQQYVHLLSQHVRRCPQCQSDALQIVADDGMQIQRIEIDQE; via the coding sequence ATGCACGAAATTACGCTTTGCCAGCGGGCGATAGAAATCGTCGAACAGCAGGCCGCGGCAAATGGCGCGAAACGCGTAACCGGGGTCTGGCTCAAAATTGGGGCTTTTTCTTGCGTAGAAAGCAGCTCACTTCGCTTCTGTTTTGATCTGGTATGTCGCGGCACGCTTGCGGAAGGCTGTAAACTGCATATTGAAGAGCAGCAGGCCGAGTGCTGGTGCGAACGCTGTCAGCAATACGTTCATCTGCTGTCACAACATGTTCGCCGCTGCCCGCAGTGTCAGAGTGACGCGCTGCAGATCGTGGCGGATGACGGGATGCAGATCCAGCGAATTGAAATTGATCAGGAGTAA
- a CDS encoding 4Fe-4S dicluster domain-containing protein: protein MNRFVIADPQWCIGCNTCLAACTDVHKAQGLQQHPRLAMTRTESSTAPVLCRHCEDAPCKQVCPVNAIAFEDGGVLLNESLCIGCKLCGLVCPFGAITPAGSSPVDVPAQYEHVVPAGLLGDVPASPEGMNPFLSWNAGIRTVAVKCDLCHFLPEGPACIRSCPTHALHLIEPESVNAQIQQRRALTALSMPDALPGMDYLTGEQS, encoded by the coding sequence ATGAACCGCTTTGTGATTGCGGATCCTCAGTGGTGCATCGGATGCAATACCTGCCTCGCAGCCTGCACTGATGTCCATAAAGCGCAGGGGTTACAGCAACACCCCAGGCTTGCGATGACGCGAACCGAAAGCAGCACTGCGCCTGTGCTCTGTCGTCATTGCGAGGACGCGCCCTGCAAACAGGTGTGTCCGGTGAACGCCATCGCCTTCGAGGACGGCGGCGTTCTGCTTAACGAAAGCCTGTGCATCGGTTGCAAGCTGTGCGGCCTGGTCTGCCCCTTTGGCGCGATTACGCCGGCAGGCAGTTCGCCGGTGGATGTGCCCGCGCAGTATGAACACGTCGTACCCGCCGGGCTGCTCGGTGATGTGCCGGCAAGCCCGGAGGGGATGAACCCTTTCCTGAGCTGGAACGCCGGTATCCGCACCGTCGCGGTGAAGTGCGACCTGTGCCACTTCCTGCCGGAAGGACCCGCCTGCATTCGCTCCTGCCCAACGCACGCACTGCATCTTATCGAACCTGAGTCGGTGAACGCGCAAATACAACAGCGCAGGGCGCTCACGGCGCTGTCGATGCCGGATGCGTTGCCGGGCATGGATTACCTCACAGGGGAGCAAAGCTGA
- the hyfB gene encoding hydrogenase 4 subunit B, whose translation MDSLQLLMWSVVLYVIGGVISLLLQNNERGAIRVAGLCAIAGGILGLCSALPVLLGGEVLTWSATGPFSFAPFSVRMDSLAAFMVTVISLLVTLCALYSLSYMEEYLGKGAASMGFFMNLFIASMVGLMVMDNGFWFIILFEMMSLASWFLVIADQSEESIKAGLLYFFIAHAGSVLIMVAFFLMWRESGSLEFESFRHLSLTPVMASVVFILAFLGFGAKAGMLPLHSWLPKAHPAAPSHASALMSGVMVKVGIFGIIKVGVDLLGASQSWWGILVLAFGAVSSVLGVLYALAEHDIKRLLAWHTVENIGIILMGVGVGMVGIASHHPLLAVIGLLGALFHLLNHALFKGLLFLGAGAVIFRVHTRDMEKMGGLAKLMPLTGAAFLIGCMSISALPPLNGFVSEWFTYQSLFTMSHDGDFAMRLAGPVAIVMLAITGALAAMCFVKVYGISFCGGARSEQAEHAREVPWPMTAAMIVMALLCVALGVGASVVAPVLAQVATSLTHGADVTVANNMLLQPGDSAQAMLSPAVSFLLLIALPVLPLAVWWALRGDRGAFRRRGEPWACGYAWEEAMSASAGSFTQPLRVMFAPLYRMRKQLDPSAALNRSLTKVTEGAAAVEPFWDDRIIWPLVRLVQRMGAGIQRMQSGDFRLYCLYVVVALVVLLLAVAL comes from the coding sequence ATGGATTCACTGCAATTACTAATGTGGTCTGTGGTGCTGTATGTCATCGGTGGGGTGATTTCGCTGCTGCTGCAGAATAACGAGCGGGGCGCTATCCGCGTCGCCGGGTTGTGCGCCATCGCCGGGGGTATCCTTGGGCTTTGCAGCGCGCTACCGGTGTTGCTCGGCGGAGAAGTGCTGACCTGGAGCGCCACGGGGCCGTTCTCGTTTGCCCCCTTTAGCGTGCGCATGGACAGCCTTGCGGCCTTTATGGTGACAGTGATTTCACTGCTGGTAACCCTCTGCGCGCTCTATTCACTCTCCTATATGGAGGAGTATCTGGGCAAAGGCGCGGCGTCGATGGGCTTCTTCATGAATCTGTTCATCGCCTCAATGGTTGGCCTGATGGTGATGGACAATGGCTTCTGGTTCATCATTCTGTTCGAAATGATGTCGCTGGCATCGTGGTTCCTGGTGATCGCCGACCAGAGCGAAGAGTCAATCAAAGCCGGTCTGCTCTACTTCTTCATCGCTCACGCCGGTTCAGTGCTCATTATGGTGGCCTTCTTCCTGATGTGGCGCGAAAGCGGCAGCCTCGAGTTTGAGTCGTTTCGTCACCTGAGCCTGACCCCGGTGATGGCTTCCGTGGTCTTTATTCTTGCCTTCCTCGGGTTCGGCGCCAAAGCCGGTATGCTGCCATTGCACAGCTGGCTGCCGAAGGCGCACCCGGCGGCACCTTCCCATGCTTCTGCATTAATGTCCGGGGTGATGGTGAAGGTGGGGATCTTCGGCATCATCAAAGTGGGTGTTGATTTGCTCGGCGCGAGCCAGAGCTGGTGGGGCATCCTGGTGCTGGCCTTTGGCGCGGTTTCCTCCGTGCTGGGCGTGCTGTACGCGCTTGCTGAGCACGATATCAAACGCCTGCTGGCGTGGCACACGGTCGAGAACATCGGCATCATCCTGATGGGCGTCGGGGTGGGGATGGTCGGCATTGCCAGCCATCATCCGCTGCTGGCGGTCATCGGTCTGCTCGGCGCGCTGTTCCACCTGCTGAACCATGCGCTATTCAAAGGGCTTTTGTTCCTTGGCGCCGGGGCGGTGATCTTCCGCGTTCACACCCGTGATATGGAAAAAATGGGCGGTCTGGCGAAGCTGATGCCGCTCACCGGCGCTGCTTTTCTCATTGGCTGTATGTCCATTTCTGCACTGCCGCCGCTGAACGGTTTCGTCAGCGAGTGGTTTACCTATCAGTCGCTTTTCACCATGAGTCACGACGGCGATTTCGCCATGCGTCTGGCGGGGCCGGTGGCGATCGTCATGCTGGCGATCACCGGCGCGCTGGCGGCGATGTGCTTCGTTAAGGTCTACGGCATCAGCTTCTGTGGCGGGGCGCGCAGTGAGCAGGCAGAGCATGCGCGCGAGGTGCCATGGCCGATGACGGCGGCAATGATCGTGATGGCGCTGCTGTGCGTTGCACTCGGTGTGGGCGCTTCCGTTGTCGCTCCGGTGCTGGCGCAGGTGGCGACCTCGCTGACGCACGGCGCCGATGTGACCGTAGCGAACAATATGCTGCTACAGCCGGGCGACAGTGCGCAGGCGATGCTCTCTCCGGCGGTCTCTTTCCTGCTGCTGATTGCGTTGCCAGTGCTACCGCTTGCGGTGTGGTGGGCGCTGCGCGGCGATCGCGGCGCATTTCGTCGTCGTGGGGAGCCGTGGGCTTGCGGTTATGCCTGGGAAGAGGCGATGTCGGCTTCCGCTGGCAGCTTTACCCAGCCACTGCGGGTGATGTTCGCACCGCTGTATCGCATGCGTAAGCAGCTTGATCCGTCGGCGGCGTTGAATCGCAGCCTGACGAAAGTCACCGAAGGGGCCGCGGCGGTCGAGCCGTTCTGGGACGACCGTATTATCTGGCCGCTGGTACGTCTGGTTCAGCGGATGGGGGCCGGCATCCAGCGGATGCAGAGCGGGGATTTCCGCCTCTACTGCCTGTATGTGGTGGTAGCGCTGGTCGTTCTGTTACTGGCTGTGGCCCTGTGA
- a CDS encoding respiratory chain complex I subunit 1 family protein: MLIQQTPEWGMGLFALCQAAVLLALTPLMTGISRQIRARMQSRRGPGIFQDYRDLGKLMKRQPVGPKQSGAMFRVMPWVLLSSMLLVAMALPVFTRTSPFGGAGDLITLLYLFALFRFFFSLSGLDSSSTFAGIGASRELTLGILVEPILILGLLVVALIVGSTNIGTISAVLSAGWSSPLAIFMAFLACGFAAFIEMGKIPFDVAEAEQELQEGPLTEYSGADFALVKWGIGLKQVVVAEMFLAVFIPFGKAASLTASALLLALVVMIIKLVVVFVLASIVENSLARGRFLLTHRVTWLGFGIAVLAFVFYFTGL; the protein is encoded by the coding sequence ATGTTAATCCAACAAACGCCAGAATGGGGAATGGGGCTGTTTGCGCTCTGTCAGGCGGCGGTACTGCTGGCGCTGACGCCGCTGATGACCGGTATTTCCCGCCAGATCCGCGCGCGGATGCAATCGCGCCGTGGCCCGGGCATTTTTCAGGACTATCGGGATCTCGGCAAGCTGATGAAGCGTCAGCCGGTAGGGCCGAAACAGTCCGGCGCCATGTTCCGCGTAATGCCATGGGTATTGCTCAGCAGCATGCTGCTGGTAGCGATGGCGCTGCCGGTCTTTACTCGCACGTCGCCGTTCGGCGGGGCGGGAGATCTGATCACTCTGCTGTATCTGTTCGCCCTGTTCCGTTTCTTCTTTTCGCTCTCGGGGCTCGACAGCAGCAGTACCTTCGCCGGGATTGGCGCCAGCCGTGAGCTGACTCTCGGCATTCTGGTTGAGCCGATTCTGATCCTCGGCCTGCTGGTGGTGGCGCTGATTGTTGGTTCCACCAACATTGGCACCATCAGTGCGGTGCTGTCAGCGGGCTGGTCCTCGCCGCTGGCTATCTTTATGGCTTTCCTGGCCTGCGGTTTCGCTGCGTTCATCGAGATGGGCAAAATCCCCTTTGACGTGGCGGAAGCGGAACAGGAACTGCAGGAAGGGCCGCTCACCGAATATTCCGGTGCCGACTTTGCGCTGGTGAAGTGGGGGATTGGCCTCAAGCAGGTAGTGGTCGCCGAGATGTTTCTCGCAGTGTTCATTCCGTTTGGCAAGGCGGCGAGTCTCACTGCATCGGCGCTGCTGCTGGCACTGGTGGTGATGATTATCAAGCTGGTGGTGGTCTTTGTGCTGGCCTCCATCGTTGAGAACTCGCTCGCACGCGGACGCTTCCTGCTGACCCATCGCGTGACCTGGCTGGGCTTTGGCATCGCGGTGCTGGCCTTCGTCTTTTACTTTACCGGTCTGTAA